A single Pirellulaceae bacterium DNA region contains:
- a CDS encoding response regulator, translating into MAEFTPHTYNILIVEDRADWRRALKAMYTRLLFGTEQDCQNIYTAATAAEAVDLMTSRPQFFNLVSLDINLGSRESLGIHGMDTSIAVTGLDVLDKVKSLQRGAALIVVSGASSDSELPAAFSAGDKEGIARARITLGSELQSQFETAFRYFPKAPLEETTVVEQIAYIERQLSRASLFKLTELRKSQLVAPELPSLCVMIVLDDAYFEGHDEKGTLFADPRQRVVRFDFFEECLKYLAKVKIWKPWPDPDEFGDVDSFKNAAYQFYCREAQEAFDTALEISKGFVVLRSKPDTAQECAAPKSTTTINKVGSPNLTDVHQDFLLSIARSKIINAQGGPAVGDNNEKKTASELRKRLRETFQLRTDELDPVLSKHPKNGKKLSHYDVKMQVFLCSTQYINPPKPKQGRRRKQSLE; encoded by the coding sequence ATGGCCGAATTCACACCGCATACGTACAACATACTGATTGTCGAAGATCGCGCTGACTGGCGGCGTGCACTGAAGGCTATGTACACCAGGTTGCTCTTTGGCACAGAACAAGACTGTCAAAACATTTACACTGCAGCGACTGCTGCGGAAGCCGTCGATCTGATGACGTCACGTCCACAGTTCTTTAATCTTGTATCGTTGGACATCAACCTAGGATCGAGAGAAAGCCTAGGTATCCACGGAATGGATACCAGCATAGCCGTTACTGGTCTTGATGTGCTTGACAAGGTGAAGTCGCTTCAGCGAGGTGCGGCTTTGATCGTGGTAAGCGGAGCTAGCAGCGATAGCGAATTGCCTGCAGCTTTTTCGGCGGGCGACAAAGAGGGAATTGCACGCGCGAGAATAACTCTGGGCTCAGAACTTCAGTCGCAGTTCGAAACCGCGTTTCGGTATTTCCCCAAAGCCCCCTTGGAGGAGACCACCGTCGTAGAGCAGATCGCGTACATTGAACGGCAATTATCGCGTGCAAGTCTCTTCAAACTTACAGAGCTGCGCAAATCTCAGCTAGTAGCCCCGGAGCTCCCAAGTCTGTGTGTGATGATTGTGCTGGACGACGCGTATTTCGAAGGGCATGACGAAAAGGGGACTTTATTTGCAGACCCTAGGCAACGCGTTGTGCGGTTTGACTTTTTTGAGGAGTGCCTGAAGTACTTGGCGAAAGTAAAAATTTGGAAGCCATGGCCAGATCCAGATGAATTTGGCGACGTAGATTCATTTAAGAACGCGGCATACCAATTTTACTGTCGCGAAGCGCAGGAGGCTTTTGACACGGCCCTTGAGATTTCCAAAGGTTTCGTCGTGCTTCGGTCGAAGCCGGATACCGCCCAGGAATGTGCGGCACCTAAAAGTACAACAACCATTAATAAAGTGGGATCGCCAAATTTAACGGACGTGCATCAAGATTTCTTGCTTAGTATAGCTAGGAGCAAAATTATTAACGCACAAGGTGGTCCCGCCGTCGGTGACAATAATGAGAAGAAAACGGCGAGCGAATTGAGAAAGCGGCTGCGCGAAACTTTTCAGTTACGAACTGATGAACTAGATCCAGTCCTTTCCAAGCACCCAAAGAACGGCAAGAAATTATCTCATTACGATGTGAAAATGCAAGTATTCCTCTGCAGCACGCAGTACATCAATCCCCCTAAACCAAAACAGGGCAGACGGAGAAAGCAATCTCTTGAGTAG
- a CDS encoding ATP-binding protein: MTWFAVDKNGLGKLVERKGKSFVLFELIQNAWDESTTVVTASLETIPGRPRARLTIEDDSPDGFADLRHAYTLFAESKKKSDATKRGRFNLGEKLVLSLCDEATIVSTSGGVRFDPSGRHIVRQRRDTGSRFEAIIRLTRDEVNEILESVQQLRPPAHVVTSINGQVLKNEPPIKEVQASLPTEIADAEGVVRRSNRKTTIRIYEPKLAVGWIYEMGIPIVETGDRFDVDIAQKVPMSLDRDNVTPKFLQQVRTIVRNATASLLTKEESAAEWVTSAAGSGDITRDAIKKVLEDRFDPEPLSFDPSDMEANDVAASMGRRPVSGGAMPKGMWAQARRHGVIKPAGQVFPTRKPYSDDGRPENVIAETDWSAGMHRIAEFSQWAAHTALGIEIDVKMTRAGKYFAACYGQRELTFNLDSLGGEKWFDGNPAVIVDLVIHELGHEIESNHLSDRYYKALTMIAGKLFINSDGAPTLKG; this comes from the coding sequence ATGACTTGGTTTGCAGTGGATAAAAATGGATTGGGGAAGCTGGTTGAGAGGAAGGGCAAATCGTTTGTCCTTTTCGAGCTCATTCAAAACGCTTGGGATGAGAGCACTACCGTTGTTACAGCATCGCTTGAAACCATCCCCGGAAGGCCTCGCGCAAGGTTGACGATTGAGGATGACTCACCCGACGGTTTTGCCGATTTGCGGCATGCTTACACGCTGTTCGCCGAAAGCAAGAAGAAATCGGATGCTACCAAGCGCGGTCGATTCAATCTCGGCGAGAAGCTGGTGCTTTCCCTTTGCGATGAGGCAACAATCGTTTCGACCAGCGGAGGCGTCCGCTTCGACCCCAGCGGTCGCCACATCGTACGGCAACGTCGCGATACTGGCTCTCGATTCGAAGCGATTATTCGCCTGACACGCGATGAGGTCAACGAGATCCTGGAATCGGTTCAGCAATTACGGCCGCCCGCGCATGTGGTTACCTCAATCAACGGACAAGTTCTGAAGAACGAGCCTCCAATCAAGGAAGTACAGGCATCGTTACCAACTGAAATCGCAGATGCTGAAGGGGTCGTACGAAGGAGCAATCGCAAGACAACTATTCGTATCTATGAGCCTAAACTCGCTGTTGGCTGGATCTACGAAATGGGAATTCCGATCGTCGAAACAGGCGATCGATTCGACGTCGACATCGCCCAGAAGGTCCCTATGTCCCTAGATCGTGACAATGTCACTCCCAAGTTCTTGCAGCAAGTGCGTACGATAGTTCGAAACGCTACCGCGAGCTTACTCACGAAGGAAGAGTCGGCGGCAGAATGGGTGACTTCGGCAGCTGGAAGTGGCGACATCACCCGGGATGCAATCAAGAAGGTCCTGGAGGATCGATTTGATCCGGAGCCGCTGTCGTTTGACCCCAGCGACATGGAAGCCAACGATGTTGCAGCGAGCATGGGGCGAAGACCAGTTTCTGGTGGTGCCATGCCCAAGGGAATGTGGGCTCAAGCACGTAGGCATGGAGTGATCAAGCCTGCTGGCCAGGTGTTTCCGACACGTAAACCGTACAGCGATGATGGACGGCCTGAGAATGTAATCGCAGAAACCGACTGGTCAGCAGGGATGCACCGAATTGCTGAGTTCTCGCAATGGGCCGCTCACACGGCGTTAGGAATTGAGATCGACGTAAAGATGACTAGGGCGGGTAAGTACTTTGCTGCCTGCTACGGCCAGAGGGAGCTGACTTTCAATCTTGACAGCCTTGGCGGCGAGAAGTGGTTTGACGGCAATCCCGCCGTGATCGTCGATCTCGTTATTCATGAGTTGGGGCATGAAATCGAAAGCAATCACTTGAGTGACCGCTACTACAAGGCCCTGACGATGATCGCTGGAAAGCTGTTCATCAACAGTGACGGTGCCCCCACATTGAAAGGGTAA